The Maylandia zebra isolate NMK-2024a linkage group LG7, Mzebra_GT3a, whole genome shotgun sequence genome contains a region encoding:
- the mtss1la gene encoding MTSS I-BAR domain containing 2a isoform X1, translating into MESVEKECGALGGLFQAIVNDMKSSYPVWEDFSAKATKLHSQLRTTILAAVAFLDAFQKVADMATNSRGATRDIGSALTRMCMRHRSIEAKLRHFTNALMEGLVTPLQDRIEEWKKTANQLDKDHAKEYKRSRQEIKRKSLDTIKLQKKARKGRGNLRPQLDSAMQDVSDLYLLMEETEKQAVRRALLEERGRYCSFINLLQPVVNIEIAMLGEITHLQAIVDDLTLLTEDPHKLPPASEQVIRDLKGSDYSWSYQTPPSSPSSTGSRKSSMCSLLQMPSSGAHRLSSVSSHDSGFVSQDANTHSKPPSPMPSDITSQKSTSSASSEASETCQSVSECNSPTAFGSCSSFGTFRPAFSHTGTIRPLSVILPASPTFNHSPGSNTPSPTSKVPSWKDWAKSSSCEPSLASTPQRRRESVDKMRELEAPPSPQGYSGMQADEPHRVRSGPGTIAAKLGEPLSPAASTLAMVLTRGLSMEQQKSSRDSLQYSSGYSTQTNTPSCSEDTIPSQGSDYECYSLNGDADSEGQVDFDKSSTIPRHSNIAQSYRRMIQTKRPASTAGLPAGKTVQGTPNGAGGSGAGAIASGTATIRRTPSSKTGVRRTPSTSGPIPIRPPIVPVKTPTVPNSPGYTSPSHHSAGSEEFLYGDDLSASDNMRAPPKRMSLPDTSWGCGGGADRTVYEQQALGMAAQSVEEDPMLAANRHSLVEKIGELAASAHALGEGQFPFPSSLSGDPAQFAPQGASSVSQEDIDMLVSIRRGVKLRKTVTDDRSGPRILR; encoded by the exons GTGCTACCAGGGACATTGGCTCAGCTCTGACAAGGATGTGTATGCGACACCGTAGCATTGAGGCAAAATTACGCCACTTCACCAA TGCTCTTATGGAAGGCCTGGTTACGCCACTCCAGGACAGGATAGAGGAATGGAAGAAGACGGCTAACCAGCTGGACAAAGACCATGCCAAAG AATACAAGAGATCTCGTCAGGAAATCAAAAGAAAGTCACTTGATACCATAAAACTCcagaaaaaagcaagaaaag GCCGCGGTAATCTGCGCCCCCAGCTGGACAGCGCCATGCAGGATGTCAGCGATTTGTACCTGCTGATGGAGGAGACGGAGAAGCAGGCAGTGCGCAGAGCTCTCCTGGAGGAGAGGGGACGCTACTGTTCATTCATCAACTTGCTTCAGCCTGTGGTG AATATAGAGATTGCCATGCTGGGAGAAATAACACATTTACAAGCCATTGTTGATGACCTCACTTTGCTGACTGAAGACCCGCACAAGCTGCCACCAGCTAGTGAGCAG GTGATCCGGGACCTAAAAGGTTCTGATTATAGCTGGTCCTACCAGACCCCTCCTTCTTCCCCCAGTAGCACAGGTTCCAGGAAGAGCAGTATGTGCAG TCTCCTCCAGATGCCCTCCTCAGGAGCCCATCGGCTGAGCAGCGTCTCCTCCCATGACTCGGGCTTTGTCTCCCAAGACGCCAACACCCATTCAAAGCCTCCATCACCCATGCCCTCTGATATCACAAGCCAG AAATCAACAAGCTCAGCCTCCTCTGAGGCTTCAGAAACCTGCCAGTCTGTCAGCGAGTGCAACTCTCCTACAGCG TTTGGCTCATGCTCATCCTTCGGCACCTTCCGCCCTGCTTTCTCACACACTGGCACCATCAGGCCTCTATCTGTTATACTTCCTGCGTCCCCCACATTTAACCACTCCCCTGGATCCAACACTCCCTCACCCACATCAAAGGTTCCTAGCTGGaag GACTGGGCCAAATCGAGTTCCTGCGAACCGTCGTTGGCCAGCACCCCACAGCGTAGGAGGGAGTCTGTGGATAAGATGAGAGAACTGGAGGCTCCGCCCAGTCCACAGGGGTATTCTGGAATGCAAGCTGATGAGCCACACAGGGTGAGAAGTGGCCCAGGAACCATTGCAGCCAAG CTTGGTGAGCCCCTCTCTCCAGCAGCCAGTACTCTAGCCATGGTTCTAACCAGGGGCTTGAGCATGGAGCAGCAAAAGAGCAGCAGAGACTCTCTGCAGTACTCCAGTGGCTATAGCACCCAGACCAACACCCCCTCCTGCTCCGAGGACACCATACCCAGTCAAG GTTCTGATTATGAGTGCTACTCTCTTAATGGAGATGCTGACAGTGAAGGGCAGGTGGACTTTgacaaatcctccaccatcccTCGTCATAGTAACATCGCGCAGAGCTACCGCCGCATGATCCAAACTAAGAGACCTGCAAGTACAGCGGGTCTGCCTGCAGGTAAGACTGTTCAGGGAACTCCAAATGGCGCTGGGGGAAGCGGCGCTGGAGCTATTGCTTCAGGGACAGCCACTATACGCCGGACGCCATCCTCCAAGACTGGCGTGAGACGCACGCCGTCTACATCTGGCCCCATTCCCATCCGGCCTCCCATCGTGCCAGTTAAAACCCCAACAGTGCCAAACTCCCCGGGTTACACTAGCCCGTCTCATCACTCTGCAGGCAGTGAGGAGTTTCTGTATGGTGATGACCTATCAGCTAGTGACAATATGAGGGCTCCTCCAAAGCGGATGAGCCTCCCTGACACATCTTGGGGCTGTGGAGGAGGGGCGGACAGGACTGTTTACGAACAGCAGGCCCTCGGCATGGCTGCTCAAAGTGTTGAGGAGGACCCTATGCTCGCTGCCAACCGCCACAGCCTGGTGGAGAAGATAGGAGAGCTGGCAGCCAGCGCCCACGCCCTCGGTGAGGGTCAGTTCCCCTTCCCTAGCTCACTGTCAGGGGATCCCGCTCAGTTTGCGCCTCAGGGGGCGTCCTCTGTCAGTCAGGAGGACATAGATATGCTGGTATCTATACGCCGGGGGGTGAAGCTCCGCAAGACAGTAACAGACGACAGGTCTGGTCCTAGGATCCTTCGGTAG
- the mtss1la gene encoding MTSS I-BAR domain containing 2a isoform X2: protein MESVEKECGALGGLFQAIVNDMKSSYPVWEDFSAKATKLHSQLRTTILAAVAFLDAFQKVADMATNSRGATRDIGSALTRMCMRHRSIEAKLRHFTNALMEGLVTPLQDRIEEWKKTANQLDKDHAKEYKRSRQEIKRKSLDTIKLQKKARKGRGNLRPQLDSAMQDVSDLYLLMEETEKQAVRRALLEERGRYCSFINLLQPVVNIEIAMLGEITHLQAIVDDLTLLTEDPHKLPPASEQVIRDLKGSDYSWSYQTPPSSPSSTGSRKSSMCSLLQMPSSGAHRLSSVSSHDSGFVSQDANTHSKPPSPMPSDITSQKSTSSASSEASETCQSVSECNSPTADWAKSSSCEPSLASTPQRRRESVDKMRELEAPPSPQGYSGMQADEPHRVRSGPGTIAAKLGEPLSPAASTLAMVLTRGLSMEQQKSSRDSLQYSSGYSTQTNTPSCSEDTIPSQGSDYECYSLNGDADSEGQVDFDKSSTIPRHSNIAQSYRRMIQTKRPASTAGLPAGKTVQGTPNGAGGSGAGAIASGTATIRRTPSSKTGVRRTPSTSGPIPIRPPIVPVKTPTVPNSPGYTSPSHHSAGSEEFLYGDDLSASDNMRAPPKRMSLPDTSWGCGGGADRTVYEQQALGMAAQSVEEDPMLAANRHSLVEKIGELAASAHALGEGQFPFPSSLSGDPAQFAPQGASSVSQEDIDMLVSIRRGVKLRKTVTDDRSGPRILR, encoded by the exons GTGCTACCAGGGACATTGGCTCAGCTCTGACAAGGATGTGTATGCGACACCGTAGCATTGAGGCAAAATTACGCCACTTCACCAA TGCTCTTATGGAAGGCCTGGTTACGCCACTCCAGGACAGGATAGAGGAATGGAAGAAGACGGCTAACCAGCTGGACAAAGACCATGCCAAAG AATACAAGAGATCTCGTCAGGAAATCAAAAGAAAGTCACTTGATACCATAAAACTCcagaaaaaagcaagaaaag GCCGCGGTAATCTGCGCCCCCAGCTGGACAGCGCCATGCAGGATGTCAGCGATTTGTACCTGCTGATGGAGGAGACGGAGAAGCAGGCAGTGCGCAGAGCTCTCCTGGAGGAGAGGGGACGCTACTGTTCATTCATCAACTTGCTTCAGCCTGTGGTG AATATAGAGATTGCCATGCTGGGAGAAATAACACATTTACAAGCCATTGTTGATGACCTCACTTTGCTGACTGAAGACCCGCACAAGCTGCCACCAGCTAGTGAGCAG GTGATCCGGGACCTAAAAGGTTCTGATTATAGCTGGTCCTACCAGACCCCTCCTTCTTCCCCCAGTAGCACAGGTTCCAGGAAGAGCAGTATGTGCAG TCTCCTCCAGATGCCCTCCTCAGGAGCCCATCGGCTGAGCAGCGTCTCCTCCCATGACTCGGGCTTTGTCTCCCAAGACGCCAACACCCATTCAAAGCCTCCATCACCCATGCCCTCTGATATCACAAGCCAG AAATCAACAAGCTCAGCCTCCTCTGAGGCTTCAGAAACCTGCCAGTCTGTCAGCGAGTGCAACTCTCCTACAGCG GACTGGGCCAAATCGAGTTCCTGCGAACCGTCGTTGGCCAGCACCCCACAGCGTAGGAGGGAGTCTGTGGATAAGATGAGAGAACTGGAGGCTCCGCCCAGTCCACAGGGGTATTCTGGAATGCAAGCTGATGAGCCACACAGGGTGAGAAGTGGCCCAGGAACCATTGCAGCCAAG CTTGGTGAGCCCCTCTCTCCAGCAGCCAGTACTCTAGCCATGGTTCTAACCAGGGGCTTGAGCATGGAGCAGCAAAAGAGCAGCAGAGACTCTCTGCAGTACTCCAGTGGCTATAGCACCCAGACCAACACCCCCTCCTGCTCCGAGGACACCATACCCAGTCAAG GTTCTGATTATGAGTGCTACTCTCTTAATGGAGATGCTGACAGTGAAGGGCAGGTGGACTTTgacaaatcctccaccatcccTCGTCATAGTAACATCGCGCAGAGCTACCGCCGCATGATCCAAACTAAGAGACCTGCAAGTACAGCGGGTCTGCCTGCAGGTAAGACTGTTCAGGGAACTCCAAATGGCGCTGGGGGAAGCGGCGCTGGAGCTATTGCTTCAGGGACAGCCACTATACGCCGGACGCCATCCTCCAAGACTGGCGTGAGACGCACGCCGTCTACATCTGGCCCCATTCCCATCCGGCCTCCCATCGTGCCAGTTAAAACCCCAACAGTGCCAAACTCCCCGGGTTACACTAGCCCGTCTCATCACTCTGCAGGCAGTGAGGAGTTTCTGTATGGTGATGACCTATCAGCTAGTGACAATATGAGGGCTCCTCCAAAGCGGATGAGCCTCCCTGACACATCTTGGGGCTGTGGAGGAGGGGCGGACAGGACTGTTTACGAACAGCAGGCCCTCGGCATGGCTGCTCAAAGTGTTGAGGAGGACCCTATGCTCGCTGCCAACCGCCACAGCCTGGTGGAGAAGATAGGAGAGCTGGCAGCCAGCGCCCACGCCCTCGGTGAGGGTCAGTTCCCCTTCCCTAGCTCACTGTCAGGGGATCCCGCTCAGTTTGCGCCTCAGGGGGCGTCCTCTGTCAGTCAGGAGGACATAGATATGCTGGTATCTATACGCCGGGGGGTGAAGCTCCGCAAGACAGTAACAGACGACAGGTCTGGTCCTAGGATCCTTCGGTAG
- the mtss1la gene encoding MTSS I-BAR domain containing 2a isoform X3 produces MESVEKECGALGGLFQAIVNDMKSSYPVWEDFSAKATKLHSQLRTTILAAVAFLDAFQKVADMATNSRGATRDIGSALTRMCMRHRSIEAKLRHFTNALMEGLVTPLQDRIEEWKKTANQLDKDHAKEYKRSRQEIKRKSLDTIKLQKKARKGRGNLRPQLDSAMQDVSDLYLLMEETEKQAVRRALLEERGRYCSFINLLQPVVNIEIAMLGEITHLQAIVDDLTLLTEDPHKLPPASEQVIRDLKGSDYSWSYQTPPSSPSSTGSRKSSMCSLLQMPSSGAHRLSSVSSHDSGFVSQDANTHSKPPSPMPSDITSQDWAKSSSCEPSLASTPQRRRESVDKMRELEAPPSPQGYSGMQADEPHRVRSGPGTIAAKLGEPLSPAASTLAMVLTRGLSMEQQKSSRDSLQYSSGYSTQTNTPSCSEDTIPSQGSDYECYSLNGDADSEGQVDFDKSSTIPRHSNIAQSYRRMIQTKRPASTAGLPAGKTVQGTPNGAGGSGAGAIASGTATIRRTPSSKTGVRRTPSTSGPIPIRPPIVPVKTPTVPNSPGYTSPSHHSAGSEEFLYGDDLSASDNMRAPPKRMSLPDTSWGCGGGADRTVYEQQALGMAAQSVEEDPMLAANRHSLVEKIGELAASAHALGEGQFPFPSSLSGDPAQFAPQGASSVSQEDIDMLVSIRRGVKLRKTVTDDRSGPRILR; encoded by the exons GTGCTACCAGGGACATTGGCTCAGCTCTGACAAGGATGTGTATGCGACACCGTAGCATTGAGGCAAAATTACGCCACTTCACCAA TGCTCTTATGGAAGGCCTGGTTACGCCACTCCAGGACAGGATAGAGGAATGGAAGAAGACGGCTAACCAGCTGGACAAAGACCATGCCAAAG AATACAAGAGATCTCGTCAGGAAATCAAAAGAAAGTCACTTGATACCATAAAACTCcagaaaaaagcaagaaaag GCCGCGGTAATCTGCGCCCCCAGCTGGACAGCGCCATGCAGGATGTCAGCGATTTGTACCTGCTGATGGAGGAGACGGAGAAGCAGGCAGTGCGCAGAGCTCTCCTGGAGGAGAGGGGACGCTACTGTTCATTCATCAACTTGCTTCAGCCTGTGGTG AATATAGAGATTGCCATGCTGGGAGAAATAACACATTTACAAGCCATTGTTGATGACCTCACTTTGCTGACTGAAGACCCGCACAAGCTGCCACCAGCTAGTGAGCAG GTGATCCGGGACCTAAAAGGTTCTGATTATAGCTGGTCCTACCAGACCCCTCCTTCTTCCCCCAGTAGCACAGGTTCCAGGAAGAGCAGTATGTGCAG TCTCCTCCAGATGCCCTCCTCAGGAGCCCATCGGCTGAGCAGCGTCTCCTCCCATGACTCGGGCTTTGTCTCCCAAGACGCCAACACCCATTCAAAGCCTCCATCACCCATGCCCTCTGATATCACAAGCCAG GACTGGGCCAAATCGAGTTCCTGCGAACCGTCGTTGGCCAGCACCCCACAGCGTAGGAGGGAGTCTGTGGATAAGATGAGAGAACTGGAGGCTCCGCCCAGTCCACAGGGGTATTCTGGAATGCAAGCTGATGAGCCACACAGGGTGAGAAGTGGCCCAGGAACCATTGCAGCCAAG CTTGGTGAGCCCCTCTCTCCAGCAGCCAGTACTCTAGCCATGGTTCTAACCAGGGGCTTGAGCATGGAGCAGCAAAAGAGCAGCAGAGACTCTCTGCAGTACTCCAGTGGCTATAGCACCCAGACCAACACCCCCTCCTGCTCCGAGGACACCATACCCAGTCAAG GTTCTGATTATGAGTGCTACTCTCTTAATGGAGATGCTGACAGTGAAGGGCAGGTGGACTTTgacaaatcctccaccatcccTCGTCATAGTAACATCGCGCAGAGCTACCGCCGCATGATCCAAACTAAGAGACCTGCAAGTACAGCGGGTCTGCCTGCAGGTAAGACTGTTCAGGGAACTCCAAATGGCGCTGGGGGAAGCGGCGCTGGAGCTATTGCTTCAGGGACAGCCACTATACGCCGGACGCCATCCTCCAAGACTGGCGTGAGACGCACGCCGTCTACATCTGGCCCCATTCCCATCCGGCCTCCCATCGTGCCAGTTAAAACCCCAACAGTGCCAAACTCCCCGGGTTACACTAGCCCGTCTCATCACTCTGCAGGCAGTGAGGAGTTTCTGTATGGTGATGACCTATCAGCTAGTGACAATATGAGGGCTCCTCCAAAGCGGATGAGCCTCCCTGACACATCTTGGGGCTGTGGAGGAGGGGCGGACAGGACTGTTTACGAACAGCAGGCCCTCGGCATGGCTGCTCAAAGTGTTGAGGAGGACCCTATGCTCGCTGCCAACCGCCACAGCCTGGTGGAGAAGATAGGAGAGCTGGCAGCCAGCGCCCACGCCCTCGGTGAGGGTCAGTTCCCCTTCCCTAGCTCACTGTCAGGGGATCCCGCTCAGTTTGCGCCTCAGGGGGCGTCCTCTGTCAGTCAGGAGGACATAGATATGCTGGTATCTATACGCCGGGGGGTGAAGCTCCGCAAGACAGTAACAGACGACAGGTCTGGTCCTAGGATCCTTCGGTAG